From the genome of Eucalyptus grandis isolate ANBG69807.140 chromosome 2, ASM1654582v1, whole genome shotgun sequence, one region includes:
- the LOC104425735 gene encoding CASP-like protein 1E1 encodes MESYSNSGTRTSLNMDGEANKAVRGYGENRRKGMCGLALRLLALALTLAAAVVLGVDKQTKTVPVQVSPSLPALNVPVTAKWRYLSAFVYFVVANAIACGYSALSLLLLLANKAGKSRTLASAVAILDIIMVALLFSSCGAATAVGVLGREGNSHVQWGKVCNVFDKFCDRVAVAIGLSLFGSLAFVLMGGLAVMA; translated from the exons ATGGAGAGCTACAGCAACAGCGGGACTAGAACCAGCCTGAACATGGATGGCGAGGCGAACAAGGCGGTGAGGGGATATGGCGAGAACAGACGGAAGGGGATGTGCGGTCTGGCGCTGAGGCTCCTGGCCCTGGCGCTGACCCTCGCCGCCGCGGTGGTGCTTGGGGTCGACAAGCAGACCAAGACCGTGCCGGTCCAGGTCAGCCCCTCCTTGCCGGCCCTGAACGTCCCCGTCACTGCCAAGTGGCGCTACCTGTCCGCCTTCGT GTACTTTGTGGTGGCTAACGCTATAGCGTGCGGCTACTCCGCGCTCTccttgctcctcctcctcgccaaCAAGGCCGGCAAGAGCAGAACCCTGGCCTCAGCGGTGGCGATTTTGGACATCATCATGGTGGCGCTCCTCTTCTCCAGCTGCGGTGCCGCGACCGCTGTCGGGGTCCTCGGCCGCGAGGGGAACTCGCATGTGCAATGGGGAAAGGTGTGCAACGTCTTTGACAAGTTCTGTGACCGCGTGGCCGTCGCCATCGGCTTGTCCTTATTTGGGTCGTTGGCTTTCGTTTTAATGGGCGGTTTGGCGGTCATGGCCTGA